A section of the Papio anubis isolate 15944 chromosome 4, Panubis1.0, whole genome shotgun sequence genome encodes:
- the LOC101021702 gene encoding keratin-associated protein 26-1 — protein MSCPNYCSGNCSSGSLRTSCHIPLTSIALCPTNVSCGDVLCLPASCQDPTWLTDNCQETCGEPTSCQPAHCETGNLETSCGSSTAYYVPRPCQGSSFLPASSFVSSSCLPLSCRPQSYVSSGYRPLSLLPNSYQPIGGCVPSGYRPQSCFSNSCQPQNLLTSGCRPSSCLAYGPQTLHVVSSSLRPLRPLFSGCQPLTHVFNTCRPSCSGL, from the coding sequence ATGTCTTGCCCCAACTACTGCTCTGGAAACTGCAGCTCAGGATCTCTCAGAACCTCCTGCCATATTCCTCTCACCTCCATCGCCCTCTGCCCTACCAACGTCAGCTGTGGAGATGTCCTCTGCTTACCCGCTAGCTGTCAAGACCCTACCTGGCTCACAGACAACTGCCAAGAGACCTGCGGTGAACCAACCAGCTGCCAGCCAGCCCACTGTGAGACCGGCAACCTTGAAACCTCTTGCGGTTCTTCCACTGCCTACTACGTGCCCAGGCCCTGCCAAGGAAGCAgttttcttcctgcttcttctttcGTCTCCAGCTCCTGCCTTCCACTATCCTGTAGACCACAGAGCTACGTGTCCAGCGGCTATCGTCCACTGAGTCTGCTGCCCAATAGTTACCAGCCCATAGGAGGCTGTGTGCCCAGTGGCTATCGCCCCCAATCCTGCTTCTCCAACAGTTGCCAGCCCCAAAACCTCCTCACTTCTGGATGCCGACCCTCGAGTTGCTTAGCCTATGGTCCTCAAACTCTTCACGTTGTGTCCAGCAGCCTCAGAcctctgaggcctctgttcagTGGTTGCCAACCTCTGACCCATGTGTTCAACACATGTCGTCCATCTTGCTCTGGACTGTGA